A stretch of the Thiomicrorhabdus xiamenensis genome encodes the following:
- a CDS encoding YfgM family protein translates to MSRYETEEEQIDAIKAWWKKNGTTLLIAVLLVVLAASGWRYWTNTQYVSAANASVTFEALQVNAERGSFGEVSREALKLMQEEPQSPYAAAAALMYAKFELEQGKQDSAIEKFNWVEQNATDAEVKAIAKLRLARVYLDQKNYSAAQKALDELKTAKVSLSEQANVDYYAGILALAEGNSDKATEAFTAVIGNESADDNLRGLAQIQLDDLAQ, encoded by the coding sequence ATGAGCCGTTATGAGACTGAAGAAGAGCAGATTGATGCGATAAAGGCCTGGTGGAAAAAGAATGGCACTACTTTATTGATCGCGGTTCTACTGGTTGTGCTGGCCGCATCCGGATGGCGTTACTGGACTAACACTCAGTATGTTTCCGCGGCGAATGCTTCAGTTACTTTTGAGGCTTTGCAGGTCAATGCCGAAAGAGGTTCGTTTGGCGAGGTATCGCGTGAGGCCCTGAAATTGATGCAGGAAGAACCACAAAGCCCGTATGCAGCGGCAGCGGCTTTGATGTATGCCAAGTTTGAGCTCGAACAGGGTAAGCAGGACAGTGCGATCGAAAAGTTTAACTGGGTTGAGCAAAATGCAACCGATGCAGAGGTTAAAGCGATTGCCAAACTGCGTTTGGCTCGCGTTTATCTGGACCAGAAAAATTACAGTGCAGCGCAAAAGGCGTTGGATGAGTTGAAAACGGCCAAAGTTTCTCTGTCGGAACAAGCGAATGTAGATTATTATGCCGGTATCCTTGCCTTGGCTGAAGGCAACAGCGATAAGGCAACCGAAGCGTTTACTGCGGTGATCGGCAACGAAAGCGCTGATGACAATTTACGCGGCTTGGCGCAGATTCAATTGGATGATTTGGCTCAGTAA
- the bamB gene encoding outer membrane protein assembly factor BamB, which yields MKFKKTQLLSVVLLSGAVALMSGCSSTIKKEEPPKEQIDSALTMDLLWTVRQSAMPNGDTRGLAIAHDQQQLVVANSQGYVSKLSKNPQSRWTDQVVWEVRFDEAITSGPTLDSDNDRILIGTAKGRLKAIDADNGGVLWQKQLSSEVVGKPTLNGNFIFTRTVDGKVYALNRDSGDTVWVSEHQMPSLSLRGSPQVLPTDELVFVAWETGMIQALSASSGELIWETRIAIPSGRTDLERMVDIQANLQYKDGVLYALGFHGKLAAINPENGNFIFVTELSGYRDFVVDANALYVVDDDDVLYAFDAKSGAPLWKQESMKGRTIGDLAFYKEDVLLTDEWGYVHWVSKLQGTESSRFKHSNDYGDGNKIVRVEVDGDSIYLFDGQGSISRYQVRPSDRAEFVKEYGDSWF from the coding sequence ATGAAATTTAAAAAGACTCAACTCCTTTCTGTCGTTTTATTGAGTGGCGCGGTCGCTCTGATGAGCGGTTGTTCTTCAACGATTAAGAAGGAAGAGCCGCCTAAAGAACAGATCGATTCAGCTCTGACAATGGATCTGCTGTGGACTGTGAGACAGTCGGCGATGCCTAACGGAGATACCCGCGGGCTGGCAATTGCCCACGATCAGCAACAACTGGTAGTTGCCAATTCGCAAGGCTATGTGAGCAAGTTGAGCAAAAATCCGCAAAGCCGATGGACGGATCAAGTCGTGTGGGAAGTGCGTTTTGACGAAGCGATTACTTCCGGTCCGACTCTGGATAGCGATAATGACCGTATTCTTATCGGTACCGCCAAAGGTCGATTGAAAGCGATTGATGCCGATAATGGCGGAGTTCTGTGGCAGAAACAGCTTTCCAGTGAGGTGGTTGGCAAGCCAACACTCAATGGAAACTTCATTTTTACCCGTACGGTCGATGGTAAAGTTTACGCCTTGAATCGCGACAGCGGTGACACTGTCTGGGTGTCCGAGCATCAGATGCCGAGCTTGAGCCTGCGCGGTTCGCCACAGGTTTTGCCGACCGATGAATTGGTTTTTGTTGCTTGGGAAACCGGAATGATTCAGGCGCTTTCCGCCAGTTCCGGGGAACTGATCTGGGAAACCCGAATCGCGATTCCTTCCGGACGTACCGATCTTGAGCGAATGGTCGATATTCAGGCGAATCTGCAATATAAAGACGGTGTTCTTTATGCACTCGGTTTTCATGGTAAATTAGCTGCGATCAATCCGGAAAACGGTAACTTTATTTTTGTCACAGAGCTTTCCGGTTATCGCGATTTTGTCGTCGATGCGAATGCGCTTTATGTTGTTGACGACGACGACGTTCTATATGCCTTCGACGCCAAAAGCGGTGCGCCTTTGTGGAAGCAGGAATCCATGAAAGGGCGGACAATCGGTGACTTGGCGTTTTATAAAGAAGATGTGCTGCTTACTGACGAGTGGGGTTATGTGCACTGGGTGAGCAAGTTGCAGGGAACCGAATCGTCGCGCTTTAAACACAGTAATGATTACGGCGACGGCAACAAGATCGTTCGCGTAGAAGTCGATGGGGATTCAATCTATCTCTTCGACGGACAAGGCAGTATCAGTCGTTATCAGGTTCGCCCTTCGGATCGAGCCGAATTTGTCAAAGAATATGGCGATTCCTGGTTTTAA